The region ATGGTTGCAGAACATCAAGATATGGAAAAAGATGATACAAGATATTCATTTTCAAGAGCAGGAAAAGCTATGTTATGGACTATGGCAGCTGACGGATCATATGTTTATACAAAGAGATTAACAAATGAAGAAAAGCAATATAGCGATGGAGAAGATATAGGTAGTGATATAGCATTTGGATCATCATTCTCAGCACCTAGAATGACAGCAGTAGCTGGTATGATAGCTGAAAAATTTCCATGGATGAGTGCACATGATATAAAAACAAGTATGTTGACAACAGCTATAGATGATTATAGATTGAATTTTATAGATTTAAATAAAGAAAAAGGAAAGAAAGATGAAAATCCAACTGAAAATCCAAATAAGACACCGAATATAAAAATTGAAGAAATAGGACTATATGGTGTAGATGAAAATATAGGTTGGGGAATAATGGATAAGGAAGCAGCCCTAGATGGACCAGCAAGATTTGTAAAAGCATTAACACATGAAGTTGGTCAAGAAAACTTTGTTGCAAATGTACCATATGGAACATTTACTTTTGGAAATAGTATACAAGGGGCCTTTGATCCTATAAAACACATGTCATCAAGAAAATATATAACTTTAGAACAAGCAAATAGTCTTGTAGTAACAGCACAATTTAAAAATGAAGAAATATTAGATCCTAAATTTCTTGAAACACATGAAAATGTTAAAAGAGTTTTAGAAAGAACTAAAGTAACACCACAACAAATAGTAAATGAATTAAGACCTAAGATAAAGAAATATTTGCCAAGTTTGAGCTTTGAAGAAAGAGAATTATTCCAAAGTGCAGGTTTAGAAAAATTAGGAAAAGGTACTTTGATTTTATCAGGTAATAATACTTATACAGAACCAACATATGTAAAAGAAGGAACTTTGGTTGTGCAAGGTGTTCAAAATTCAGATGTTATAGTTTCTGAAAATGCAAAATTGAAATTAGATTCAGAATATATTGAAAAAGGAAATTTAGCAAGAGTAATGTTAGGACTTGAACCTTTAAAAGGTGGAATTTACGCTAATGTAAAAAATAAAGGGCAACTATACTCATATTCAAACAAGGATAATATATTAGGTACATATATACCATATGAAAATTCATTGACTCGTATAGCAAATGGGGCAAGATTAAGTGTTGATAAATTAGATTTATCAAATATTTCACATTTTGATATAGACTTATTTAGAAAATATCAAATGATGACATTTGACTTAAAAGAAGTTAAGAAATTTGAAGATTATAATGACGATGATACGAAAGAAAGTAATGAAAAAACAGAAGATACTTTCAATAAAAAATTAATTTTTGTTGCCAAAGATGTAAGTGATGCTGATGTTTCTAAAATAACATTTGGAGAAGAAAGTGTAAGTTCAGGGCTTAAAATGATTACAGAATTAAAGAAGGAAAATAATAAGAATATTGTAAAAATTTGGCTTGAAAGAAAAGAACATATATTTGATCCATTAAATGATAAAAAAGAAAATGAAGGACCAAAAGTACAAACATTATCAACAAAATTGAAGAAATTTATAGTTTCTAAAATGAATAAAAAACTTAGTGATAAAGAATTAAATGAATTGAATATACAATTAGATAATTTGGAAATTGCCGATGACGAAGATGTAGAAACTTTAGATGGAAATATATTAGTAGATTCTATGACTTTAGGTTTAGAAAATTTAAATATTAGAAATAGAGCAATCTTAGATACTGTAGAAAAAAATACAAATAAATCATTTGAAACTTTTGCAAGTGTACAAACAGATACTAAAATTAGAAAAGAAGATAAAAGAAATATTATTACTACAGTTACAAATCTTTTTGCAGGTGTAGGTAAAGAATTTAGAAGCAAAATTTCAAAACATAACATAGCTATAGCATTAAATTACACAAATTCTAAATTAAAAGATTTAAGTTTTAAAGCAGGATTGAAAAAAGAAAATGTCTTAGGAGATGTTAATGTAAATGGAGCAGGTCTTGCAATGATTAATACTAATGATTTTAAATTTGGTTTATCAACAAATACTATAATATCTGCAGATTATTTAGATAAACATATTTCAAGAAAATTATTAGATAAGGATGTTAAAGATACAAGAAGTTCTGATTTCCTAGTAGATATTAATAATATAGTAGCATATAAATATGAAAAAGATGTAAATAATAAGGTAAGCTTAGGTATTAAACCATATATTGGTTTGGATGTACCAGTATATATTAAAGGTTATTACAATGAAAATAGTGAATTTGGATATAATTCTGAAATGGAAGTATTTGTTAAACCAAGCATGACTTTAGGAACAAAATTCAATGTAAGATATGATAAAGATTTAGATATAAGCATTTATGCAGATTATACAAAATATCTTGTAGATACAACTTTAAAATCAAAGGGTGAATTAAAGGGATATAAATTTGTAAATGATATTTCAGGAGTTAAATTAACTGATAATATAGTTAACTTTGGGTTGAATGTAAACAAAAAAATTGGTAATTTAACTTTAGGATTTGGATATAAAAATAGAAATATAAAAAATAATGCACTATCTACAATGTTTAGATATGAATTTTAGGAGATTAATATGAAAAATAAGATAAGTTTATTTGCACTATTATTAACTATTAGTTCATTTTCAGCTAATAAATTACCTGTGAACATTGATTTTGATGTAAATACGGGTTACAGTTTTGAAAAGGTAACAAAGAAAGAGTTTGATGAAGTTGGTTTAGGTAATTTAGTAAAAGGAGATTTGAAAATTTATAAATCAACTCTTGGTGCAAATTTAGGTGTAAGTAAAAGTTTTAATACAAAATATAAAAAATTTAAAGTCGAAGTTGGTGGAGGAATAGGAGCTACATTAGCTTTTGATACATATAATAATTTTTCGCAAATTAGAGAAAATGATAAAGAAGAAGAAAGCTTAATAGCTCTTGAAAAAAAATTAGACAATCTTAATTTTGCTTCTGTAAGAAGTGAAAAAGCCTTTGAAAAATTTTCAACTGAATTTTCATTAGCATTTAAAAGCGTTAGAGATGTAGAATATAGGCTATTAAAAGAAAGAGAAGAACTTTTTAAATTGAATCGTCAAATTAAAGAAAGAACAAAATATAAAGAAGTATATAAGGATGAAAAAGATAGACAAGATTTAAAAAGAATGTATGTTGAAATTGAAAAGCAATTGAAGGAAAAAGTAAAAGAACGAAATCAATTAAATGCAGAATTAAATGAATATATAAATCAACATCCTGAAATTGCTAAAGAAAACTTAATTAAGGATAAAGGATATTCAGAAAAATTAGAAAAACTTAGAAAAAAAATAGAAGAAACTGATCATTGTTTTACGGTAGCTGTAGCTATTAGTGTTGATGAACATATAGTAGATAATCTAGATGGTGATACAAGTAAGTATGAAGAAAAAAAGGTGGAATCAGAAAAAAGAATAAAAGAATTAGAAGCAAAAAGAGAAAAAGTAGAAAATGCATATAAAGAAAAATATGGTACATATAATAAACCTGATATAGTTACAAGAGTTGAAGAAAAAATAAAAGAAGAAGATGAAAGTGAAGAAAATGAAGTACCTAATTTAGTTAAGCATTTTAAAAATTCTGATGGAACTTTTGATTTTACAAAAGATCCACCTGTAGTGAATGATGATGAATCAATTAGAGATGATGATAAAAAAGAAGATCCATCTAAAGTTGAAGTACCTACTGATAAAATACATACAGGTAAAGAAGAGGGGGATAGAAAGAAATTACCACCTACTGATTCTACTGAACCAAAAGCACAGTCTGTAGGAAAAGTTACAGAAGAAGTGCAAGAGCTAATAAAACCTATAGATGATAATAGCGAAGGAAATTCAAATGAATCTGATAATGAAGAAGAACATAAATCTGAAGATGAAAATACTAATGAAGAAGATAATGATGAAAATAAAAAAGAAGCAAGTGAGGATGAAGATACTTTTGAATTTTTAACAGAAGAAGACATAGGTGCTGAAAAAACAAAATGGGAAACTGCTACAGAAAATTATGATGAATTAAAGAAAGAATATGAAGAAAAGAGAAAAAAAATTGGAAGTAATGCAAAAGCAATAGATGAATTAGCAATGGCAATAGCAACTAATAAATTGAGTTATGAATTTTCAACTTATGCTAGCACTAAATTTGAATATAAGTTTAATGATGAAGTTGAAATAGTACTTGGTTTAGATTTAGGTTTAAGTATAGCTAATAATAGAATTTATTCTTATGCAAAATATTTACAAGATGTAAATGCAGTAGTTGATAAAAAGCAATATTTAATTCAAAATAATTTAAAACATGTAAAAGTAAATCCTTTATTTAAATTTAATGTTATTGGAAGATATAAAAACTTTAATTTAGGTGTTTATGGAATGCAAACAAATAATACAACTTTAGGATTTACTGTAGGTTATAGATTTAAATAATAAAATATGCACTCAATCTTATATAGATTGGGTGCATTTTAAAATAATTGATTTTATTGTTTTTTAACTTCATTATTTTTATCAAAATGGAAAATAACATTTGAATCAGTATAAGTTTTAAAGTCTTTATGAAGTTGTATAAATTTAATTAAGCTTTCAGCATCAGGCAAGAATGTATCTTCTCCACCTCTTGTTTTATCAATTTCACCGAAAGTCTTATAACCATCTTTACCTTTAGCAACATAAGCATTTGTACCTACTGTATACATTTTATCATCTTGTATAGGTTCCCAAACACCAGTTTCTTCATTTTGAACTTCCATTTTAATTACTCTTTTACCATTTGCATCTTTGTATTGATTAGCTTCATATCTCATACCAGCAGCATAAGGGAAAGCACCTGTTGAACCACCAACTAAAGCAAAGTCAAGAGCATCTTCTATAACTTGTTTAACTTCTGATCCTTTCATCTTTAATAGATATAAAGTGTTACCAAATGGAAGCAATGCATATGCATCGTTATAAGTCATTTCACCTAATTTAATGTCTTGTCTAACTCCACCAGCATTTTGTATAGTCATATCTATATGTGATTGTTTTCCAAAACTTCTCATTTGAGTTAACATTGTTTCTGCAACAAATCTAGTAGCTATAGATCCCTTAGGGTTAGCGGTATTAGGTATTCTATTTGCAGAACCACCAGGCATAACATTACCAGAAATTACACCTACAACCTTATCTCCTAGTAATTTCTTTTCTTTTTTGAATTTTTCTAATATTAAAGAAGCTTTAGGATCTGCTTTTGCTATCTTAAAGTATTTTGTATTAGCTAAAGTATTTAATATTTGTTCTCTTTCTTCACCAGTAGGGATATATTTATTACCATTTGCATCTTTTCTTTGGAATGTTGAATCTAAGTGATAAGGAATAACAGGTGTTCCCTTTATACTTTCAACAATACCATCTTTTGAAAATTTAATATCAAGATTTCCTATTAATTTTGAATATTCCCAACCTTCTACAACATAAACAGGTTCTCCATTAGGACTTGTGAATTTTGTAGGATATTCTGAAATTACTGGAAGACCAAATTTTCTCATTTCATCATTACCAAATAGGTAGTGAGTATCTCCAGTTATTATAATATCTATTCCTGTAACTTTTTTTGCAATTTCAAAATTTTTGATTGCTCCAGCATGAGAAAGTAATATTATTTTATTAACTCCTTGCTTTTTCAATATGTCAGCATATTTTTGAGCAGTTTTAATTTCGTCATAAAATTTGATATCTGGACCAGGACTTGAAGATTCCTTAGTCTTTCTAACAACATCTATACCTATTATACCAACTTTTTCTCCATTTATTTTTTTAATAGCATAAGGCTTCCAATATCCTTCTAATATACTACCTTTATCAGGAACTACATTAGCAGATATGATAGGTATTTTTAAATAATCTAAGAACTTTTTAAGACCTTCATTACCTGCATCAAATTCATGATTACCTAGTGTGAAGTAATCAAATTTTGTTAAATTCATCATTTGAGCATCAGCAGATCCTCTAAATAATGTGAAATACAAAGTACCTGTTATAGCATCTCCAGCATGAAGTACTAGAGTATGTTTTCTAGTCTTTCTAAATTCGTTTATAAAATGAACAACTTCAGGGTATCCACCTATTTTAACATTAGTTGGTTTACCATCAATGTTAAATTTTAATTCACTAGGTTCAAGGTGTGAATGATGATCGTTAATGTGAACAATGCTAAGGTTAAGTGGATAGTGCTTAGCAGCTAATGTGTATGATGTTGCTAATGGCAACAAAGCCATAAGTAATAGATTTTTTTTCATAAAACCTCCATTTATTTTATTTACAATTTATTTGTTTGTACGAATTTAATATTTCTTCTTTTGTAGAAAATTCATATGAATTTCTTGAAGCGTTATATAAATAAGCAAAATTATCTATAACCATATTTTCTTTATTATCTTCTAAAAGATTTATTAATTTTGAGTATTCAACTCTCATATTTTTAGAACTAGTTAGAAGTAAAATTCTTCTATGATCTAATTCTGTATGTTTACCTTTTAGATTTAAAATTTTAGATAACATATTTTTTCTTGAATTATATAAGTAAACATTCTTTATTTCGTATTCTTTAATTAAATTTAGAATTTTTTCTTTTGTTTCTTGATTTTCATCTACAAAAATGTGCACATTCGGATTTATAGTAGAATTAGCAAGTACACAAACTTGTATAGCCTTTTTAGCTATTTCAAATTCTTCATTTTTTATACCAGTTATATCGATATAAAAACAATGTTTAGGAACTAATTGTTCGTCAGTTTTTAAAACATCATGTAGCATATAGTCAATTTTTTCCACTTTGTAAGCCGTAACTTTATCTAATTTAAAAGTCTTTTTAATATTATTTGCACGACTTAAAGCTAAATCATTAATCAATTTGCAACTATTAGAAAAAGTCACAGTTGCTAGAATAGAAGCAATTAAAAAAGATTTTTTCATTGTTTTTCCCCCTCAATTTAGTTAATATAGTGTACCTTATTAAAAATAAATGTCAAAAAAAAATCTCTAAAACTAGAGATTTCTTTCTGATGAGCCTAACTTAGACGAACCTAAAGTGCGTATATTAGCTTTTTCCGAAGAACCAAAACGAATATTCTTATTTTCATAAAAGCTAGAATCTAAATACATGTTGTCTAATATTTCTGATATGTATTCAGAATTATTAGGTAAATTTTCTTTATTATACTTATTCATAAATATTTGACCATTAAGCCAATATGGTAAACCCCAAACAGTAGCAAGTCTATTAGAAACTTTACCACTAGGTGAAATAACTGTTGTAGATTTTGCTACAGTGAAGAAATGGTTTTCTGGATTGAAAAATCCAAGTAGAGCATGATATTTTTTATCAGCTTCTACATTTAGTATGTAATATGAACCAAATCTTGAAATATTATGTATTTTTCTAAATAATTGACCATTTTTATATAAAAGTATACTTGCTTGATCGAAAACATTAAAATTCTTTTTTAAATGTTCAAAAGTATCTTCTCTTATTTCCCAATAAGCATAAAGAGTAGTAATATTTTTTGGTAATAAAGCTATTTCATTTGTATAATATCTATTAGGTAGAGGAGCTTTATCGAAAAATTTGTCAGTACCCTTACTATATTTTGTCTTTAAAAATTCTTCATTATTAACATTTTTAATTTCTTTATCATATTTAAGATAAAGTTTCTTTAAATAACCAGGTTTTCTTCTAACCCTAACTGGTATAGATTGGATAAGCTTTGTGCTATAGTAATTTCTACTAGTTCTCATTTTTTCCCTCCTACGAAGTCTTATGAAATTCCTTTGTAGATGTAGCATCTAAATTTTCTTCTTTTTTTATAGTATGATGTTTTAACATATAATAAGCAGCTGCGGCTATCATGGCACCATTGTCAGTACAATATTCCATTTTAACTGGGAAATTAATTTCTACATCTTTTAATTCATCACAAGTGTATAGCACTTGTCGTAAATATTTGTTTGCAGAAACACCTCCAGCTATTGCAACAGTTTTTGAATTTGTGTCTTTAACAGCTTTAACTATTTTTCTTCTTAAATGTTCTATAGCAGTAGTTTGAAAAGATTTTGCTATATCTCCAATATTAATTTCTATATTTTTCATTTTACATTGATTTACATAATTAGTTACAAAAGTTTTAATACCACTAAAACTTAAATTGTAGTCTTTAATATTTGGCTGAGGTATATCAAGTGTTACATTAGCATTAAGAGCAGCTTTTTCTATTTCTGGACCTCCTGGATAATGTAAGCCAATAATTCTTGCCACTTTATCATA is a window of Sneathia sanguinegens DNA encoding:
- the tsaD gene encoding tRNA (adenosine(37)-N6)-threonylcarbamoyltransferase complex transferase subunit TsaD, which encodes MKILGIESSCDETSIAIVEDGTKVYSNIIATQIPIHKLYGGVVPEIASRHHIENITYVFYQCLEKANMTMKDIDYIAVTNRPGLIGSLLVGLLFAEGLSYRHNIPLIPINHLDGHIYSTFIENEVKLPAITVAASGGHTSIYHMDENHNLKLMGETLDDAIGEAYDKVARIIGLHYPGGPEIEKAALNANVTLDIPQPNIKDYNLSFSGIKTFVTNYVNQCKMKNIEINIGDIAKSFQTTAIEHLRRKIVKAVKDTNSKTVAIAGGVSANKYLRQVLYTCDELKDVEINFPVKMEYCTDNGAMIAAAAYYMLKHHTIKKEENLDATSTKEFHKTS
- the nadN gene encoding NAD nucleotidase, which translates into the protein MKKNLLLMALLPLATSYTLAAKHYPLNLSIVHINDHHSHLEPSELKFNIDGKPTNVKIGGYPEVVHFINEFRKTRKHTLVLHAGDAITGTLYFTLFRGSADAQMMNLTKFDYFTLGNHEFDAGNEGLKKFLDYLKIPIISANVVPDKGSILEGYWKPYAIKKINGEKVGIIGIDVVRKTKESSSPGPDIKFYDEIKTAQKYADILKKQGVNKIILLSHAGAIKNFEIAKKVTGIDIIITGDTHYLFGNDEMRKFGLPVISEYPTKFTSPNGEPVYVVEGWEYSKLIGNLDIKFSKDGIVESIKGTPVIPYHLDSTFQRKDANGNKYIPTGEEREQILNTLANTKYFKIAKADPKASLILEKFKKEKKLLGDKVVGVISGNVMPGGSANRIPNTANPKGSIATRFVAETMLTQMRSFGKQSHIDMTIQNAGGVRQDIKLGEMTYNDAYALLPFGNTLYLLKMKGSEVKQVIEDALDFALVGGSTGAFPYAAGMRYEANQYKDANGKRVIKMEVQNEETGVWEPIQDDKMYTVGTNAYVAKGKDGYKTFGEIDKTRGGEDTFLPDAESLIKFIQLHKDFKTYTDSNVIFHFDKNNEVKKQ
- a CDS encoding DUF4912 domain-containing protein, with translation MRTSRNYYSTKLIQSIPVRVRRKPGYLKKLYLKYDKEIKNVNNEEFLKTKYSKGTDKFFDKAPLPNRYYTNEIALLPKNITTLYAYWEIREDTFEHLKKNFNVFDQASILLYKNGQLFRKIHNISRFGSYYILNVEADKKYHALLGFFNPENHFFTVAKSTTVISPSGKVSNRLATVWGLPYWLNGQIFMNKYNKENLPNNSEYISEILDNMYLDSSFYENKNIRFGSSEKANIRTLGSSKLGSSERNL
- a CDS encoding S8 family serine peptidase → MRVNNKSIAIFFGLIALSSCSSLKKVNNADKANKLEVKYFKPEYDINEGVNEIVSEIKKQPVDRLKNITAKNFEIKNLDKMYDKEVIYLNNDSLDKNISIVKIYNKKPSLVYKKGSKGYETLVGVEKTGGELFPDKPELKNEKYKVVTDKDRNNVYVQVRDNITGKTKDIRLDNKVLIEERPSEISDNIRYEDLKKLNKDKRVKYKINTLDNPFEDVADAEKQIVNGYEFYDYKNYFKPDKYYDEDDLAGVKRVDLIDHIDGLKDKEYKRNIDFGIKLGDFKDDYSKLLADLSKRSLKLTEDGKVIGGFDEYLSQKIEKYSEAEPQTGKVSFVTEILDKDKNVGLHNVVRKILQDGKVVFQKKEKAFVSFDGVNVAVADGTFFDLSPEVEKRVYRGTVKADDKVKDFVKEATDEKERKKALQHLLRQHGATVIGAMIDESVLGDAFYWTGAITDTLCKIGEKGNLPDFIPDYQALNKFIGNLLSKYADKYSPEMTNYLADKVKAAAEKLDEITNVVIDAKIADANKKEMYKTMYPELARLLKEVYGMPELDKLKFSKLHFTTISVASGDEHIKTSDTAKNLSSILDLNKNIKAINMSYGSNYNVEEYLELSKLKQEDFEKGAKAYNTDAYFRNAVLSWLKSDDEKSEQNMKDYYNGYLGIPSVYKYFASRNQISASDYKKLVDLRLLTLKSVLKEAPEITAANHDILFVRSAGNTYSYAQIDLANYDKNGKKIAYHDPNYKYSNDFASLPTYMNEVEKEKAREEGKEYKYNYNYRKNLLGSVGVVPKTSSYGYEATEDISNAWALYTDKFNYKRLRAFGIGMLSEYNFLIKELNNIVRNPEKYPKGYKEEIVSRIKAVDKMVAEHQDMEKDDTRYSFSRAGKAMLWTMAADGSYVYTKRLTNEEKQYSDGEDIGSDIAFGSSFSAPRMTAVAGMIAEKFPWMSAHDIKTSMLTTAIDDYRLNFIDLNKEKGKKDENPTENPNKTPNIKIEEIGLYGVDENIGWGIMDKEAALDGPARFVKALTHEVGQENFVANVPYGTFTFGNSIQGAFDPIKHMSSRKYITLEQANSLVVTAQFKNEEILDPKFLETHENVKRVLERTKVTPQQIVNELRPKIKKYLPSLSFEERELFQSAGLEKLGKGTLILSGNNTYTEPTYVKEGTLVVQGVQNSDVIVSENAKLKLDSEYIEKGNLARVMLGLEPLKGGIYANVKNKGQLYSYSNKDNILGTYIPYENSLTRIANGARLSVDKLDLSNISHFDIDLFRKYQMMTFDLKEVKKFEDYNDDDTKESNEKTEDTFNKKLIFVAKDVSDADVSKITFGEESVSSGLKMITELKKENNKNIVKIWLERKEHIFDPLNDKKENEGPKVQTLSTKLKKFIVSKMNKKLSDKELNELNIQLDNLEIADDEDVETLDGNILVDSMTLGLENLNIRNRAILDTVEKNTNKSFETFASVQTDTKIRKEDKRNIITTVTNLFAGVGKEFRSKISKHNIAIALNYTNSKLKDLSFKAGLKKENVLGDVNVNGAGLAMINTNDFKFGLSTNTIISADYLDKHISRKLLDKDVKDTRSSDFLVDINNIVAYKYEKDVNNKVSLGIKPYIGLDVPVYIKGYYNENSEFGYNSEMEVFVKPSMTLGTKFNVRYDKDLDISIYADYTKYLVDTTLKSKGELKGYKFVNDISGVKLTDNIVNFGLNVNKKIGNLTLGFGYKNRNIKNNALSTMFRYEF